The Ruania alba genome has a window encoding:
- a CDS encoding HNH endonuclease translates to MTSTATGSAFSAPAGNAVLAAVRENRTAARAVDVACAELVIAWVGERAIDPATLGALRGGPVFDPDEHAGLPVPDEHAGLPGTEQPMRLAGDGAPLVSDLEFTRLATALGQSNEAALAYVGVVVELAYRLPQLWERVRAGQVSIHRARAVTRMTKRLPFDGAAWVDAQVAWTIGSCTTAQIERTVSAAMATFDPDQAAKDEEAALEGRHFDIRLDEAGTTAAPGPGAGLGVGSVVRVEGGLDLTDALDLEAAVTDQARVLAGFLPGTSEDVRRSIAIGDLARGHTTLPIPTTPGSGEGGSEGVSGGGAAPTTTTGTSVVGAPGATGGMGRTVMLYLHLPADALNDHTEAGTGESSGTGEGAGNSGETGPVFGSGIVGRCENTKSPVTKEQIRQWCSTAGRILVRPVIDLAGRTDATTYEASPTLREQIILRDGQCRFPYCHRSARSADQDHIVPFDQGGRTSSVNMAALCRRHHRAKTHTGWSYSMITPGVYHWAAPDGAHYLVTPTGTYPIPTAGTSVGARNGRSSPRGGSPPESRHDQPRSETVTDPPRPNPHGHTDPPPD, encoded by the coding sequence ATGACCTCGACAGCCACTGGTTCCGCGTTCTCGGCTCCGGCCGGGAATGCGGTGTTGGCTGCTGTGCGCGAGAACCGGACTGCGGCTCGGGCGGTTGATGTGGCGTGTGCTGAGCTGGTGATCGCCTGGGTGGGTGAGCGGGCGATCGACCCGGCCACCCTGGGCGCCTTGAGGGGTGGGCCGGTGTTCGACCCGGACGAGCACGCGGGCCTACCGGTTCCGGACGAGCACGCCGGACTACCGGGGACGGAGCAGCCGATGCGTCTGGCCGGGGATGGTGCCCCGTTGGTCTCGGACCTGGAGTTCACTCGGTTGGCGACCGCACTGGGGCAGTCGAACGAAGCAGCCCTGGCCTATGTGGGCGTGGTGGTCGAGCTCGCCTACCGGCTACCCCAACTCTGGGAACGGGTGCGGGCCGGGCAGGTCAGCATCCACCGGGCACGGGCAGTGACCCGGATGACGAAACGCCTCCCGTTCGACGGTGCCGCCTGGGTGGACGCCCAGGTGGCCTGGACCATCGGATCCTGCACGACCGCGCAGATCGAACGCACCGTGAGTGCCGCGATGGCCACCTTCGACCCCGACCAAGCCGCGAAGGATGAGGAAGCGGCGTTGGAGGGGCGCCACTTCGACATCCGCCTCGATGAAGCAGGCACCACCGCAGCACCTGGACCAGGAGCAGGATTGGGTGTGGGGTCGGTGGTGCGGGTCGAGGGTGGCCTCGACCTCACCGACGCGTTGGATCTCGAGGCTGCGGTCACCGACCAGGCGCGGGTGCTGGCCGGGTTCCTGCCCGGCACGAGTGAGGATGTGCGCCGCTCCATCGCCATCGGCGACCTCGCCCGCGGACACACCACACTCCCGATCCCCACCACCCCCGGCAGCGGTGAGGGCGGCAGTGAAGGAGTTTCCGGCGGTGGCGCAGCACCGACCACCACGACCGGGACCAGTGTCGTGGGGGCGCCAGGTGCTACTGGTGGGATGGGTCGGACTGTGATGCTCTACCTGCACCTGCCCGCTGACGCCCTCAACGACCACACCGAAGCCGGCACCGGTGAGAGCTCCGGTACCGGTGAGGGTGCGGGTAACTCTGGTGAAACGGGCCCTGTGTTCGGATCCGGGATCGTGGGCCGGTGCGAAAACACCAAATCACCGGTCACCAAAGAACAGATCCGTCAATGGTGTTCCACTGCCGGCCGAATACTGGTCCGTCCCGTGATCGATCTGGCCGGGCGCACCGATGCCACTACCTATGAGGCCAGCCCGACACTCCGCGAGCAGATCATTCTTCGTGACGGACAGTGCCGGTTCCCCTACTGCCACCGCTCCGCGCGTTCCGCCGACCAGGACCACATTGTTCCCTTCGACCAGGGCGGCCGAACCAGCTCGGTGAATATGGCCGCCTTGTGCCGACGTCACCACCGGGCGAAAACTCACACCGGGTGGTCGTATTCCATGATCACCCCCGGCGTCTATCACTGGGCCGCACCCGATGGTGCGCATTACCTGGTCACACCCACCGGCACCTACCCCATTCCCACCGCCGGCACCAGCGTGGGGGCGCGAAACGGGCGGAGCAGCCCTCGTGGCGGCAGTCCGCCCGAAAGCAGGCACGACCAGCCACGCAGCGAAACGGTCACGGATCCACCGCGCCCAAACCCGCACGGCCACACCGACCCACCACCAGACTGA
- a CDS encoding DUF3097 domain-containing protein, which yields MTQDRYGTDVLSQDPHERTRVRTQDIPAEPGLVVEDVQSGWVGAVVRVEKSGGQQVVVLEDRKGRTRTFPLGAGFWVDGKPVRLVPHRPAAAPQGRARTASGSLAVADARARVARGSRIWVEGRHDAELVEKVWGDDLRIEGVVVELLDGVDNLEERLTEFGPEPGRRVGVLVDHLVSGSKESRVASEVVRRFGADNVLVVGHPYVDVWQAVKPARVGLQAWPHVPRGTDIKVGTLTALGWPASNQADIARGWKRILGTVRDYRDLEPSLLGRVEELVDFVTAP from the coding sequence GTGACTCAGGATCGATACGGCACGGACGTGCTCTCCCAGGACCCGCACGAGCGCACCCGGGTGCGCACCCAGGACATCCCGGCTGAACCAGGGCTGGTGGTGGAGGATGTGCAATCCGGGTGGGTCGGTGCCGTGGTCCGCGTGGAGAAGAGCGGTGGCCAGCAGGTGGTGGTCCTTGAAGATCGGAAGGGGCGCACCCGCACCTTCCCGCTCGGCGCGGGATTCTGGGTGGATGGCAAGCCGGTGCGGCTGGTTCCCCATCGACCTGCCGCTGCACCCCAGGGACGTGCCCGGACGGCGTCCGGCTCGCTCGCCGTGGCGGACGCACGGGCGCGTGTGGCGCGGGGGTCGCGCATCTGGGTGGAGGGCCGGCACGACGCTGAGCTGGTCGAGAAGGTCTGGGGGGACGACCTGCGGATCGAGGGCGTCGTGGTGGAGCTGCTCGACGGTGTGGACAACCTGGAGGAGCGTCTCACCGAGTTCGGACCCGAGCCGGGGCGGCGTGTCGGCGTGCTGGTGGACCATCTCGTCTCCGGGAGCAAGGAATCCCGGGTGGCGAGCGAGGTGGTACGGCGATTCGGCGCGGACAATGTGCTCGTGGTCGGGCACCCGTACGTGGACGTGTGGCAGGCCGTCAAGCCTGCCCGGGTCGGGCTACAGGCATGGCCGCACGTGCCCCGGGGTACCGACATCAAGGTCGGGACCCTGACGGCGCTCGGCTGGCCGGCCAGCAATCAGGCCGATATCGCGCGTGGCTGGAAGCGCATCCTGGGCACGGTGCGCGACTATCGCGATCTCGAACCCAGTCTGCTGGGACGAGTGGAAGAGCTCGTCGACTTCGTCACTGCTCCATAA
- the hrcA gene encoding heat-inducible transcriptional repressor HrcA, giving the protein MSSQRQLQVLRAIVQDYVRSREPVGSRNLVDRHNLNVSPATIRNDMAALEEGGYIAQPHTSAGRIPTDKGYRLFVDQISVIKPLSGVERRAIGELLDGAVDLDDVLERTVRLLAQLTQQVAVVQYPSLRRSALRHVELIPTSPRHLLVVIITANGRVEQRTVESATELDETMVAELRARVNAEVAGRNAARLRSVLTSVEEAFAPADRPLVADVLGTITDTLSEDAEERIVMAGTANLARSDVDFSGTIGPVLEALEEHVVLLRLLTEMAAGDVEAAARRDHPLAVRIGSETHHENLLETSIVASGYGGEGTESVGQLGILGPTRMDYPTTMAAVRAVARYLSRFLGG; this is encoded by the coding sequence GTGAGTTCGCAGCGACAGTTGCAGGTATTGCGCGCCATCGTGCAGGACTACGTGCGCAGCCGCGAACCGGTCGGCTCGCGCAACCTGGTCGATCGGCACAACCTCAATGTCTCACCGGCCACGATCCGCAACGATATGGCGGCCCTCGAAGAGGGGGGCTACATCGCCCAGCCGCACACCTCGGCGGGGCGGATCCCCACGGACAAGGGGTACCGCCTGTTCGTGGATCAGATCTCGGTGATCAAGCCGCTCTCCGGGGTGGAGCGGCGAGCGATCGGTGAGCTGCTCGACGGTGCTGTGGACCTGGACGATGTGCTCGAGCGCACCGTCCGCCTGCTCGCTCAGCTCACCCAGCAGGTCGCCGTCGTCCAGTACCCGTCGTTGCGTCGCTCCGCGCTGCGACACGTCGAGCTGATCCCCACCAGCCCGCGTCACCTCCTCGTGGTGATCATCACGGCGAACGGCCGAGTCGAGCAGCGCACGGTCGAGTCGGCCACCGAGCTCGACGAGACGATGGTCGCCGAATTGCGCGCCCGCGTGAACGCGGAGGTCGCCGGCCGCAACGCCGCTCGTCTGCGTTCGGTGCTGACGAGTGTGGAGGAGGCGTTCGCACCCGCCGACCGCCCGCTGGTCGCCGACGTGCTGGGGACGATCACCGACACCTTGTCCGAAGATGCCGAAGAGCGCATCGTGATGGCAGGGACCGCCAACCTGGCCCGCTCCGACGTGGACTTCTCCGGCACCATCGGCCCGGTCCTCGAGGCGCTCGAGGAGCACGTCGTGCTCCTGCGGCTGCTCACCGAGATGGCTGCCGGGGACGTCGAGGCAGCCGCACGCAGGGACCACCCGCTCGCGGTGCGTATCGGCAGCGAGACGCACCATGAGAACCTGTTGGAGACGTCCATCGTCGCCAGCGGTTACGGTGGCGAGGGCACCGAGTCGGTCGGGCAGCTCGGAATCCTCGGCCCGACCCGGATGGATTACCCCACCACGATGGCCGCCGTGCGCGCCGTCGCCCGCTATCTCTCCCGCTTCCTCGGTGGCTGA
- the dnaJ gene encoding molecular chaperone DnaJ — translation MTDYYATLGVSRDASTEEIKRAYRKLARQHHPDVAGPGSEDKFKDITAAHEVLSNPEKRQMYDMGGQPGMGGGGAGAGFGFSDIFETFFQAAAGGGGSRGPASRSRRGQDALLRISIDLNEAAFGVSKDVEVETAVMCTTCRGTCCRPGTSPTTCEMCHGRGSVQRMARSFLGQVMTTSACANCSGFGTTINDPCTECAGEGRVRTRRTVRVNVPAGVDDGTRIKLTGQGEVGPAGGPPADLYVEVREKRHPLFTRRGDDLHCTTDLPMTAAALGTVLELETLDGTRELDIRPGTQPDEIVTLRGLGVGHLNGGGRGDLHVHVQVTVPTKLDEDQERLLRELAGLRSEERPEARLAPAGNGVFSRLREKLQGR, via the coding sequence GTGACCGACTACTACGCGACCCTGGGCGTCTCCCGCGACGCCAGCACCGAGGAGATCAAGCGGGCCTACCGCAAGCTCGCCCGGCAGCACCACCCGGACGTCGCCGGTCCGGGCAGTGAGGACAAGTTCAAGGACATCACTGCCGCCCACGAGGTGCTCTCCAACCCCGAGAAGCGCCAGATGTACGACATGGGCGGACAGCCCGGGATGGGCGGTGGTGGCGCCGGTGCCGGATTCGGCTTCTCCGACATCTTCGAGACCTTCTTCCAGGCAGCCGCCGGTGGCGGTGGCTCCCGTGGACCTGCGTCCCGGTCGCGCCGCGGTCAGGACGCCCTGCTGCGCATCAGCATCGACCTGAACGAGGCTGCATTCGGCGTCAGCAAGGACGTCGAGGTCGAGACCGCCGTCATGTGCACCACCTGCCGTGGCACCTGCTGCCGGCCCGGCACCAGCCCCACCACGTGTGAGATGTGCCACGGTCGTGGCTCGGTGCAGCGGATGGCTCGCTCCTTCCTCGGCCAGGTGATGACCACCTCCGCCTGCGCCAACTGCTCCGGCTTCGGTACCACCATCAACGACCCGTGCACCGAGTGCGCCGGCGAGGGCCGCGTGCGCACCCGCCGGACGGTCCGGGTGAACGTGCCGGCCGGCGTCGACGACGGCACTCGGATCAAGCTCACCGGGCAGGGTGAGGTGGGACCAGCCGGTGGGCCTCCGGCCGACCTCTACGTGGAGGTGCGGGAGAAGCGGCACCCGCTGTTCACGCGCCGCGGGGACGACCTGCACTGCACGACTGACCTGCCCATGACAGCCGCAGCACTGGGCACGGTGCTCGAGCTGGAGACCCTGGATGGCACCCGCGAGCTCGACATCCGCCCGGGCACCCAGCCGGACGAGATCGTCACGCTGAGAGGTCTGGGTGTCGGGCACCTGAACGGTGGCGGACGAGGTGACCTGCACGTGCACGTCCAGGTCACCGTGCCCACGAAGCTGGACGAGGACCAGGAGCGCCTGCTGCGTGAGCTGGCCGGGCTTCGGAGCGAAGAGCGCCCGGAGGCTCGTCTGGCACCGGCCGGCAACGGTGTCTTCTCCCGATTGCGGGAGAAGCTGCAGGGCCGGTGA
- a CDS encoding 16S rRNA (uracil(1498)-N(3))-methyltransferase — MSRPVFHAVAGDLDGARSGRSVVLTGADARHAVTVRRVRSGEVIDLVDGAGLRVSGTVTETSGGQDATVTVTAEKISSEPAPDPELVLVQALAKGGRDELALEAGTEVGLDRVVPWQSERSVAQWRGEKARKGVARWQQIALAAAKQSRRAWVPVVEELLVGRQVLKTVTSAVDARSTVLVLHEEASAPIAEASIDDSAEQVLVVVGPEGGLSEPEVTALTEVGAQAVRLGPHVLRTSTAGPIALALLAQRLGRWA; from the coding sequence GTGAGCCGCCCCGTCTTCCATGCGGTCGCGGGCGATCTCGACGGCGCCCGGTCGGGCCGGTCTGTCGTCCTCACCGGTGCAGACGCCCGGCACGCCGTCACGGTGCGGCGGGTACGCAGCGGTGAGGTGATCGACCTCGTCGACGGCGCAGGGTTGCGGGTCTCCGGCACCGTCACTGAGACGTCGGGTGGCCAGGACGCCACCGTCACGGTCACCGCCGAAAAGATCAGCAGCGAACCTGCCCCCGATCCGGAGCTGGTCCTGGTGCAGGCGCTGGCCAAGGGCGGGCGGGACGAGCTCGCCCTGGAAGCCGGCACCGAGGTGGGCCTGGACCGGGTGGTGCCCTGGCAGTCCGAACGTTCGGTGGCCCAGTGGCGGGGCGAGAAGGCCCGCAAGGGGGTCGCCCGCTGGCAGCAGATCGCCCTCGCGGCAGCCAAGCAGTCGCGTCGGGCGTGGGTGCCGGTGGTCGAGGAGCTGCTGGTGGGGCGCCAGGTCCTCAAGACCGTCACGTCCGCCGTCGACGCACGCAGCACAGTGCTCGTGCTGCACGAGGAGGCGAGCGCCCCGATCGCTGAGGCGAGCATCGACGACTCAGCCGAGCAAGTGTTGGTGGTTGTGGGTCCCGAGGGAGGGCTCTCCGAGCCGGAGGTCACAGCCCTGACCGAAGTCGGAGCGCAGGCAGTCCGCCTCGGTCCGCACGTGCTCCGCACCTCGACGGCCGGGCCGATCGCGCTGGCGCTACTCGCTCAGCGGCTCGGTCGCTGGGCCTGA
- a CDS encoding PhoH family protein → MTSSSSPAADGSVRHQVTIPEHVPMVALLGQRDEVLTAIEAGFPSVDVHVRGNVVTLTGRPGDVALAERLVDELSEIASSATPLTSDAVERAIKILTDSTTDRPAQVLTMNILSNRGKTIRPKTLGQKEYVESIDRNTLVFGIGPAGTGKTYLAMAKAVQALQAKQVNRIVLTRPAVEAGERLGFLPGSLNDKIDPYLRPLYDALHDMVDPESIPRLMAAGTIEVAPLAYMRGRTLNDAFIILDEAQNTSAEQMKMFLTRLGFGSKIVVTGDVTQIDLPGGADSGLRVVQDILTDLDDVAFCRLTSADVVRHRLVADIIDAYSRFETERPSASARAEHGGRGSRPSRPARGSSEGHR, encoded by the coding sequence ATGACAAGTTCCAGCTCTCCCGCCGCTGACGGTTCCGTGCGGCATCAGGTGACCATTCCCGAGCACGTGCCCATGGTCGCGTTGCTCGGTCAACGTGACGAAGTGCTCACCGCCATCGAGGCAGGTTTTCCCTCGGTGGATGTCCACGTGCGCGGCAACGTGGTCACCCTGACCGGACGCCCGGGCGACGTCGCCCTCGCCGAACGGCTCGTGGACGAGCTCAGCGAGATCGCCTCCTCGGCCACGCCGCTCACCTCGGATGCAGTGGAGCGGGCGATCAAGATCCTCACCGACAGCACCACCGATCGCCCCGCCCAGGTGCTCACGATGAACATCCTGTCCAACCGGGGCAAGACCATCCGGCCCAAGACGCTCGGACAGAAGGAGTACGTCGAGTCGATCGATCGGAACACCCTGGTGTTCGGGATCGGACCGGCCGGTACCGGGAAGACCTACCTGGCGATGGCCAAGGCGGTGCAGGCGCTGCAGGCCAAGCAGGTGAACCGGATCGTGCTCACTCGCCCCGCAGTGGAGGCAGGCGAGCGCCTCGGGTTCCTCCCCGGTTCGCTGAACGACAAGATCGATCCGTACCTGCGCCCGCTCTATGACGCGTTGCACGACATGGTGGACCCGGAGTCGATCCCGCGGTTGATGGCCGCCGGCACCATTGAAGTGGCCCCGTTGGCGTACATGCGCGGACGCACCCTCAACGATGCGTTCATCATCCTCGACGAGGCGCAGAACACCTCAGCCGAGCAGATGAAGATGTTCCTCACCCGGCTCGGTTTCGGGTCCAAGATCGTGGTGACCGGCGACGTGACGCAGATCGATCTGCCCGGTGGGGCGGACTCGGGGCTGCGGGTGGTGCAGGACATCCTCACCGATCTCGACGATGTCGCGTTCTGCCGACTTACCAGCGCCGACGTGGTGCGGCACCGGTTGGTGGCCGACATCATCGATGCCTACTCGCGGTTCGAGACGGAGCGTCCCAGTGCCTCGGCCCGCGCCGAGCACGGTGGTCGAGGCTCGCGACCCTCCCGTCCGGCACGAGGCAGCTCGGAGGGGCATCGATGA